From one Candidatus Eisenbacteria bacterium genomic stretch:
- a CDS encoding sensor domain-containing diguanylate cyclase — MKKNLTFRTLLEDVIPVDRLTMAERGEIARALARDDKSELEDLALRAIDRLQQLGFLKYLGESREAQEKVIRYRNLLTSECIAIRVLSTTMADGVLKLKLPLPGARIRATFEQVRGILSLDDKILTEKDRLLTGTNDILAFVLDSARELTGCDHTTFSLSKSSKERLRYLEPIAQELQTAHEYVEEWVIDKGFMLYAADVSRTREMAQIVPPQCQSAAIVRVGGNGHPLCGALQVCSTRKDFFNEQKLMLLSLLADNCTSLLTKTERLGKLVFVDSLTQVYNRSYFDVQLSNEIARAMREKKSMALCIMDIDGFKSFNSRFGYEGGNEVLRQVAMMLKTGIRPFDSAARWGGEEFAVLLTAPVSETQARAICERLRTAIENAQLRTTDLSGSVVNATVTVSIGGALYPEDAPNAKELWRKANESLLEAKRPPKNKTLFWAELGLNDDGLPEAEK, encoded by the coding sequence ATGAAGAAGAATTTAACTTTCCGGACTCTACTGGAAGATGTCATCCCGGTCGACAGGCTCACCATGGCCGAGCGGGGTGAAATTGCGCGCGCGCTGGCCCGCGACGACAAGTCAGAGCTTGAGGACCTTGCGCTCAGGGCGATTGACAGACTTCAGCAACTGGGTTTTCTCAAGTACCTGGGTGAATCGCGTGAGGCACAAGAGAAAGTCATCCGTTACAGAAACCTCCTCACTTCCGAATGCATAGCGATCAGAGTCCTCTCGACGACAATGGCGGACGGGGTGCTCAAGCTGAAACTGCCGCTCCCCGGGGCCAGAATCAGGGCGACGTTCGAGCAAGTGAGAGGGATTTTGTCGCTGGACGACAAGATCCTTACTGAAAAGGATAGGCTGCTTACTGGGACAAATGACATACTCGCCTTCGTTCTGGACTCTGCAAGAGAACTGACGGGTTGTGACCACACCACGTTCAGTCTTTCAAAGTCATCCAAGGAGAGGCTCAGGTATCTGGAGCCGATTGCACAGGAGCTTCAGACGGCGCACGAATACGTTGAGGAATGGGTCATCGACAAGGGTTTCATGCTCTACGCGGCGGACGTGTCCAGGACCCGTGAGATGGCGCAGATAGTGCCTCCTCAATGCCAATCTGCGGCGATAGTGCGAGTGGGCGGCAATGGGCATCCTCTCTGCGGAGCGCTTCAGGTTTGCAGCACGAGGAAGGATTTTTTCAACGAGCAGAAGTTGATGCTCTTGAGTCTGCTGGCCGACAACTGCACTTCTCTTCTGACAAAAACCGAACGGCTCGGGAAGCTCGTGTTTGTCGATTCCCTGACGCAAGTCTACAACCGTTCCTACTTTGACGTGCAGCTCAGTAACGAGATCGCCCGAGCCATGAGAGAAAAGAAGTCGATGGCGCTCTGCATCATGGACATAGACGGCTTCAAGAGTTTTAATTCTCGCTTTGGATACGAAGGCGGCAATGAGGTCCTGCGCCAGGTGGCCATGATGCTCAAGACGGGCATCAGGCCTTTCGACTCGGCGGCGAGATGGGGAGGCGAAGAGTTTGCGGTGCTCTTGACGGCACCTGTCTCCGAGACTCAGGCGCGGGCCATTTGCGAGCGCTTGAGAACGGCGATAGAAAACGCGCAACTGCGAACGACCGATCTTTCCGGCAGTGTCGTCAATGCGACGGTGACCGTCAGCATAGGGGGGGCGCTTTATCCTGAAGACGCCCCCAACGCAAAAGAGCTCTGGAGGAAGGCGAACGAATCGCTACTCGAAGCAAAACGCCCTCCGAAGAACAAGACTCTATTCTGGGCCGAATTGGGACTGAACGACGATGGCCTTCCCGAGGCGGAAAAGTAG
- a CDS encoding sigma 54-interacting transcriptional regulator — protein MMRGDLGGVQGDQRKPSENRVDRTKYGAQELARLGDVCVGAASYESAVEYFLRALELLPSEALLDERASVLRKVCYCLGKLGRNDEAEHYLAQAEEIAKESCGSVERARILVEKGKLAVVRGRLDTGLACAESARELLADSSENKEKGFVENLLGNVWLRMGKTENGKRCFIKSLDYFKKAGDIRNLALAYNNLGLVFKNSCDWPRALEYLQVALNLQAVEGEYHGRAQQLQNLGVIHAKMGNWKLATEDFEQCLHIGREVNDPLRVLRALIGLGNVHRLTRKWALARNDFEQARQILAEHTFAREGVLFEKSAGELAFDQGDLVSAEQHYENAWSMSNRCEAGEDLGCELLRLRAELFLAKGEAEKALSLIKNARQIARNVGDRFEEALSWRVAALANLTLQANEEAASALGAGIEQLRDIGERFNLGRLLLGNARFLLSSGGGSDVTRAVSLLETARDLFLSVGVDYWVGMCYLEFARVDLTRGMIDTAQGYLSRARDIFSRDNEEEALAAAKTLQKEIEERLVKTSMSQLSQFQLSEKLEETAELSLDFDQKVCEMLGVISQAVGADGALIAAPSGEKASYELVCARRIPLAVASKIISILSSGEGILDRHEPFISLHLPSSIGIDSEVDIGRQVSCLVAVPFRWMEGNRAVLYVDRVKGNSSGAFLQTDLNTCVGLSIKLGGLVVEMKLKDKADENLKLRKKLEERIVFPDIITQNSEMLEIVRLIGKVTDNLSTVLLQGETGTGKKLVARAIHRSSGRRDQPFVTVDCAALPDSLLESELFGYLRGAFTGADKDRKGLLQEANGGTIFLDEVRRAGLSLQRRLLHLLDSGEIRPVGSTSYMPLDVKIICATTSIDLRRDVREGKFLEDLYYRLNDICISIPPLRERREDITLLCDHFLDVFSREMKREIKGISKAAMIRLMDYDWPGNVRELEKVIKRAVILADEGESITPELLPSDLMVGSEAPSASGDAELKDAVEGFEKRTIVSALDRFSWNKSKTALYLGLSRKGLKNKIRRYNLDRRTRGKTRV, from the coding sequence ATGATGAGAGGCGATCTCGGCGGCGTACAGGGAGATCAGAGGAAGCCCTCGGAAAATCGTGTCGATAGGACCAAGTACGGAGCGCAGGAACTGGCGCGCCTCGGAGACGTCTGCGTCGGCGCGGCGAGCTATGAGTCTGCGGTAGAGTACTTCTTGCGGGCTTTGGAGCTTCTGCCTTCGGAAGCTCTGCTCGACGAGAGGGCCTCTGTTCTCAGAAAGGTGTGCTACTGTCTTGGTAAGCTAGGCCGAAACGATGAGGCCGAGCACTATCTTGCGCAGGCCGAAGAGATTGCCAAGGAATCTTGCGGCTCGGTTGAACGGGCCCGCATCCTTGTGGAAAAAGGCAAGCTTGCTGTCGTGCGGGGCCGTCTCGACACCGGTCTTGCGTGCGCCGAGAGCGCAAGAGAGCTGCTTGCAGATTCGTCCGAGAACAAGGAAAAGGGATTCGTTGAGAACCTCCTTGGCAATGTTTGGCTGAGGATGGGGAAAACCGAGAACGGCAAACGTTGCTTCATAAAGTCCCTCGATTACTTCAAGAAAGCCGGTGACATCAGGAACCTGGCTCTTGCCTACAACAACCTCGGGCTGGTTTTCAAGAACTCCTGCGATTGGCCTCGCGCGCTCGAGTACCTGCAAGTAGCTCTCAACCTGCAGGCCGTTGAGGGTGAATATCATGGCAGGGCTCAGCAGCTTCAGAACCTCGGCGTCATTCACGCGAAGATGGGCAACTGGAAGCTCGCCACCGAGGACTTCGAGCAGTGTCTGCACATCGGCCGCGAAGTAAACGATCCATTGAGAGTGCTTCGTGCACTCATAGGTCTTGGAAACGTTCATAGATTGACGCGCAAGTGGGCTCTTGCACGCAATGATTTCGAGCAGGCTCGCCAGATTCTTGCAGAGCACACTTTCGCCAGAGAGGGAGTGCTGTTTGAGAAGTCCGCCGGCGAGCTCGCTTTTGATCAGGGCGACCTTGTCTCTGCCGAGCAGCACTATGAGAACGCGTGGAGCATGTCGAATCGGTGCGAGGCCGGCGAGGACCTCGGCTGTGAACTACTGCGCCTGAGGGCCGAACTTTTCTTGGCGAAAGGAGAAGCCGAGAAGGCGCTCTCGCTCATAAAGAATGCAAGACAAATAGCGCGAAACGTCGGTGACAGGTTCGAGGAGGCCCTTTCGTGGAGAGTGGCTGCGCTTGCCAATCTGACCCTTCAGGCTAACGAGGAAGCCGCCTCCGCTCTTGGCGCCGGTATTGAGCAGCTCAGAGACATCGGAGAGAGGTTCAACCTCGGGCGGCTGCTTCTTGGGAACGCCCGCTTCCTGCTCTCTTCGGGAGGGGGCTCGGACGTTACCAGGGCAGTTTCGCTTCTTGAGACGGCAAGAGATCTTTTCCTTTCGGTTGGAGTAGATTACTGGGTAGGCATGTGCTATCTGGAGTTCGCCAGGGTTGATCTGACACGCGGCATGATTGATACCGCACAGGGTTATCTCTCTCGCGCCCGTGACATCTTCTCCCGCGACAACGAAGAAGAAGCGCTCGCCGCCGCCAAGACTCTTCAGAAGGAGATCGAGGAGCGGCTTGTAAAGACCTCGATGTCTCAGCTCAGCCAATTCCAGTTGAGTGAAAAACTCGAGGAAACAGCCGAGCTGTCGCTTGATTTCGACCAGAAGGTTTGCGAAATGCTTGGAGTCATCTCGCAGGCCGTCGGAGCGGACGGTGCGTTGATAGCCGCGCCGAGCGGAGAGAAGGCTTCGTACGAGCTTGTCTGTGCGCGAAGGATTCCCCTTGCCGTTGCCTCCAAGATAATTTCGATACTTTCCTCCGGTGAGGGAATACTCGACCGCCACGAACCATTCATATCGCTTCACTTGCCTTCCTCGATCGGAATCGACTCCGAAGTGGACATCGGCAGACAGGTATCCTGCCTCGTTGCCGTTCCTTTCAGGTGGATGGAAGGCAACAGGGCGGTGCTCTACGTCGACAGAGTCAAGGGCAACTCGAGCGGCGCATTTCTGCAGACCGACCTCAACACGTGCGTGGGCCTTTCCATAAAGCTGGGTGGACTTGTGGTTGAGATGAAGTTGAAGGACAAGGCCGACGAGAATCTGAAGCTCAGAAAGAAGCTCGAAGAACGCATCGTGTTCCCGGACATCATCACGCAAAACAGCGAAATGCTCGAGATAGTGAGGCTCATCGGAAAAGTTACAGACAACCTCTCGACGGTTCTCCTGCAAGGGGAGACTGGAACCGGAAAGAAGCTTGTCGCCAGAGCAATCCACCGCAGTAGCGGGCGCCGCGATCAGCCATTTGTAACGGTTGACTGCGCCGCGCTACCTGATAGCCTCCTGGAAAGCGAGCTTTTCGGCTACTTGAGAGGCGCTTTTACCGGAGCCGACAAGGACAGAAAGGGACTTCTCCAGGAAGCGAACGGCGGGACCATTTTCCTCGACGAAGTCAGGAGAGCGGGGCTCTCGCTCCAACGTCGGCTGCTGCATTTGCTCGATTCCGGAGAAATACGACCGGTTGGTTCGACAAGCTACATGCCCCTTGACGTAAAGATAATCTGCGCCACGACGAGCATTGACCTGAGGCGAGACGTGAGGGAAGGGAAATTTCTTGAAGACCTCTACTATCGCCTCAATGATATTTGCATATCGATTCCGCCGCTTCGGGAGAGAAGGGAAGACATTACGCTTCTGTGCGATCATTTCCTCGACGTCTTCAGCCGGGAGATGAAAAGGGAAATAAAGGGCATATCCAAGGCCGCAATGATACGGCTCATGGACTATGACTGGCCGGGCAACGTACGAGAGCTTGAGAAAGTGATAAAGCGTGCAGTGATTCTCGCTGACGAAGGGGAGTCGATTACCCCGGAGCTCTTGCCGTCCGATCTTATGGTCGGTAGTGAGGCTCCTTCCGCGAGCGGCGACGCCGAATTGAAGGACGCGGTGGAGGGCTTTGAGAAGAGAACGATAGTCAGCGCCCTCGATAGATTCTCCTGGAACAAAAGCAAGACCGCTCTCTACCTCGGCTTGAGCAGGAAGGGGCTCAAGAACAAGATCCGAAGATACAACCTGGATAGGCGCACACGTGGCAAAACGAGGGTGTAG
- a CDS encoding HEAT repeat domain-containing protein: MIRQHRFWIGAFALLGSLLVLDPCLLFALTAPEKLEEIASLEDLRAASSVVASFLGDEDPVVRSRAALALGRIQDTSSIGDVLRSAGDVSPEVRVFAAFALGQIGSSPAFLAYSGVDSVSKTLVKLLSDSSPDVKLAAIEALGKTKSRGAVRPLSRLLGASNVLLARQAALSLAFFRDSTALTALWKAADSRDEELRWRVAYALENIPHGKSVKVLSRLAGDKSWLVRSFAARALGKTGDDDSVPILKTLLSDKDWHVRVNAAKSLGSFKKQESVSSLVSALGDESFHVRASACASLGMIGSETATDFLSALLADPSPSVRAEAARAILLCGKVSALRFTESIFQDTVWFVRASAYEALGEAGISGSAGMLRGVYTRETDRRVRASCIAGMGKVKGETDLGFLRSAAADTDMVVVASVCEAWAELGDPRAVGAVREVYEKWKDCPEPDVRLAAIETLKKLGAVAAFSIYRESLFDDDYRVRDAAYGALKELWGASPADSLRALSLLAFPAPTEIPQGYRVSTRSYTGRAVIRTENGNIVIRLFGEDAPNTVQNFVKLAEQGFYNGLTFHRVVPNFVIQSGCPRGDGWGWPGYTIRCEINGKHYLTGIVGMALAGKDTGGSQFFITHSPQPHLDGRYTIFGEVVSGMDVVDRIERGDKILEITLGDR, translated from the coding sequence ATGATACGTCAACATCGATTCTGGATCGGTGCCTTCGCTCTTCTCGGTTCCCTCCTTGTCTTGGACCCGTGCCTCCTCTTCGCTCTCACTGCTCCCGAGAAGCTGGAAGAGATCGCTTCGCTTGAGGATCTCCGCGCCGCAAGCTCGGTCGTTGCCAGCTTTCTCGGCGATGAAGATCCTGTTGTTCGGTCGAGAGCTGCTCTTGCCCTGGGCAGAATCCAGGACACGAGTTCGATCGGCGACGTCTTGCGTTCTGCCGGGGACGTCTCCCCGGAAGTGCGCGTCTTCGCCGCGTTTGCCCTTGGACAAATCGGCTCATCTCCTGCCTTTCTCGCCTACTCCGGCGTCGATTCTGTTTCGAAAACCCTTGTCAAGCTTCTCTCCGACTCTTCGCCGGACGTGAAACTCGCTGCCATTGAGGCCCTCGGCAAAACGAAGAGCCGCGGGGCGGTGCGCCCGCTTTCGCGGCTTCTCGGAGCAAGCAACGTGCTGCTGGCCCGGCAAGCGGCGTTATCTTTGGCCTTCTTTCGTGACAGCACGGCACTAACGGCTCTCTGGAAGGCTGCCGACTCCAGGGATGAGGAGCTACGGTGGCGCGTTGCCTATGCTCTGGAAAACATACCGCATGGTAAATCTGTCAAGGTTCTTTCTAGGCTCGCAGGTGACAAGAGCTGGCTCGTGAGGAGCTTCGCTGCCAGAGCGCTGGGAAAGACCGGTGACGATGACTCGGTGCCCATCTTGAAAACGCTTCTTAGCGACAAAGATTGGCACGTCAGGGTCAACGCGGCGAAAAGCCTTGGTTCTTTCAAGAAGCAGGAGAGCGTCTCCTCACTCGTGTCGGCACTGGGAGACGAATCTTTTCACGTGAGGGCTTCTGCGTGCGCTTCTCTAGGTATGATCGGCTCGGAGACGGCCACCGATTTCCTGTCGGCCCTCTTAGCCGACCCTTCCCCCTCCGTGAGAGCGGAGGCCGCGAGGGCCATTCTTCTCTGCGGGAAGGTTTCCGCATTGAGATTCACAGAATCGATCTTCCAGGACACGGTATGGTTTGTCAGGGCCTCTGCGTATGAGGCTCTGGGCGAGGCGGGGATTTCGGGCTCCGCGGGCATGCTTCGCGGCGTTTACACACGTGAGACAGACCGGCGCGTCAGGGCCTCGTGCATAGCCGGTATGGGAAAGGTAAAGGGTGAGACGGACCTCGGTTTTCTCAGAAGCGCCGCCGCCGACACAGACATGGTTGTCGTAGCCAGTGTGTGTGAAGCCTGGGCGGAACTCGGGGACCCAAGGGCCGTGGGGGCAGTGAGGGAAGTCTACGAGAAGTGGAAGGACTGTCCCGAGCCCGACGTGAGGCTTGCTGCAATCGAGACTCTCAAGAAACTCGGAGCTGTTGCGGCGTTCTCGATATACCGGGAGTCATTGTTTGACGACGACTACAGGGTGAGGGACGCAGCCTACGGCGCGCTCAAGGAGCTCTGGGGTGCTTCGCCCGCCGACAGTCTTCGTGCTTTGAGCCTTCTGGCGTTTCCCGCGCCCACAGAAATACCGCAGGGCTACAGGGTCTCGACTCGGTCCTACACCGGGCGGGCGGTAATCAGAACAGAAAACGGTAATATTGTGATTAGACTTTTCGGTGAGGACGCGCCAAATACGGTCCAGAATTTCGTGAAGCTCGCGGAGCAAGGTTTTTACAACGGACTCACTTTCCATCGCGTAGTTCCCAATTTCGTGATTCAGAGCGGTTGTCCGAGAGGAGACGGTTGGGGGTGGCCGGGATACACGATCAGGTGCGAAATCAATGGGAAACACTATCTCACGGGTATTGTCGGGATGGCCCTGGCCGGCAAGGACACCGGCGGTAGTCAATTCTTCATTACGCATTCGCCCCAGCCTCACCTTGATGGAAGATACACCATATTCGGTGAAGTGGTAAGCGGCATGGACGTAGTGGACCGCATTGAAAGAGGCGACAAGATCCTCGAGATAACACTTGGTGACCGGTAG
- a CDS encoding C25 family cysteine peptidase: MKTHLRLVVTLGLFVLGAAFPEGSAFAKLAAGIQILKSDESGVTLEVVVDTFEVTSITLDGRTFHLVELADFLTTEDEGLPQLPFTSCLIAIPFASTPRLNVLTNETATRSGVVPVPVSRAFIRGGEFPTPVREFAIDESFYHGTAPFPSEVARLGEPATLRHQRVVPVRLFPFQYYPASGLLVYSRRLVVRVDFGSSSEPRRVNLEPAPSFELYSEGLYQGLLLNYEDARPWRMKPQSRQGETVFPVSQAVQEYKIAIDSSSVYKVSYSSIQGLSTAYPLDQVRLFEKFYEEDDPSPFKQVNVPIHIVDADSNGYFDGDDYFVFYGLSFRDRFPTDVFEARYSYDNVYWLTVGDSPGSFVSERDSWRSSSSPQQPSSFLHVQQFEKDSLYMNVPPRENMDYYFWKQPTAHDIRIPFSVYSPDTTKAWRIRARYQGFIPSLHYVTMILENSRGKADTLFNEAQFGPSTALFKAEATLDTGFSIPDTMLASGNNTFRYIGERLDSGVKVTGSGAYFDWFEVSYYKTFAASGGVLVFNSGTLSGELEFTLTGFPSPGILLYDVTDSLNPVLLTVHDSQITSEASGYSLVFRDSIGVYPKRYAAITTGALPNVPSIAPDTPSSLATSGASKDYFIVAYDAFAPLTAPLASHRESQGHNVELAKLTDVFDEFNGGRRSPIAIRRYMRYAFSSWGTPLFLLLVGDASEDYKGVASRSDTDFVPTYLMFSPVAGPSGKELVGNEQWFVTALDGVEDDYPDMYVGRLTVGSSEEATALVQKIINYEAFSTTEDFRGRGLFVADDSYSSADMANDRLSTSERIFKSISDEARRIVNASPAAPSFAADTFYLGTFLDSVPSYPKPQSVPLADMIEYVRTEVKPKFLSSLSTGGLFVNYQGHGSQIVLAHERLFYSWVYDDDVPSVLNYNKPWVFTAFSCHIGDFDRETEKSQGDCLAEKLLLLPTRGAIATFSSDAYENLPSNIRADMNVVLFDAFFGSPPTADLRGKRGARWILGEIITSGKIRFLSGDYLNKQSVRTYALLGDPGLRMDALPPQFVVSLNDSLLVDGSSVYVESSDDSARIGAYVSDEVAVDETSVWIEESGTEGRGIIPRSEYAVTALADTIAGASRKFYLYWPTVLRPATYDITLHATDVNGRETEFVLKVELTTTFSVGGRTIREGDWVPSNIAASALVSSPIVLSQDEMEFFVNSAAVVTSKQQIDGVGRTWRLEAELFLPEGGDTLTVKVGGIERRVTVNVTAEFNLMNVFCYPSPFAEVTSFNYELTGVLQKVSIEIFTVSGRKILDLQGDARVGYNSVIWDGRDAEGNRIANGLYLYRLTVTDVQGKRDSFLGKVVKVE; this comes from the coding sequence TTGAAAACCCATTTGAGACTCGTCGTCACACTCGGCTTGTTCGTGCTCGGAGCAGCCTTCCCGGAAGGCTCCGCCTTTGCCAAGTTGGCGGCCGGTATCCAGATTCTCAAGAGCGACGAATCTGGAGTCACTCTTGAGGTCGTGGTTGACACTTTCGAGGTAACCTCCATAACCCTGGACGGGCGCACCTTCCATTTGGTCGAACTCGCCGACTTTCTCACCACGGAAGACGAGGGTCTTCCTCAGCTTCCATTTACTTCCTGTCTCATTGCAATACCTTTCGCGAGCACCCCGCGCCTGAACGTTCTGACGAACGAGACTGCCACGAGGTCGGGTGTCGTTCCCGTCCCGGTCTCGAGGGCTTTCATACGCGGCGGAGAGTTTCCGACCCCGGTGCGTGAGTTTGCGATTGACGAGAGTTTCTACCATGGTACTGCTCCATTCCCGTCCGAAGTTGCAAGACTTGGGGAACCGGCGACTTTGAGGCATCAGAGAGTGGTTCCTGTGCGTCTCTTTCCTTTTCAGTACTATCCAGCCTCCGGTCTGCTGGTCTACTCAAGGAGACTTGTCGTCAGGGTCGACTTCGGGTCTTCTTCTGAGCCAAGAAGGGTCAATCTGGAGCCGGCTCCGTCTTTCGAGCTCTATTCCGAGGGGCTCTATCAGGGACTTCTTCTCAACTACGAAGATGCCAGGCCCTGGCGCATGAAGCCACAGTCGCGGCAGGGCGAGACCGTTTTTCCTGTGTCTCAGGCCGTGCAGGAATACAAGATCGCCATAGACTCGTCAAGCGTGTACAAGGTCTCCTATTCGAGCATACAAGGCCTGTCCACTGCGTATCCGCTTGACCAGGTGCGCCTATTTGAGAAGTTCTACGAGGAGGACGACCCTTCTCCTTTCAAGCAGGTGAATGTTCCGATCCACATCGTAGACGCTGATTCGAATGGGTACTTCGACGGCGACGACTATTTTGTGTTCTACGGCCTCTCTTTTCGTGATCGCTTTCCCACCGATGTCTTCGAGGCACGTTATTCTTACGACAACGTCTACTGGCTGACCGTCGGGGACTCGCCGGGGTCCTTCGTGAGCGAGAGGGATTCCTGGCGCTCGTCAAGCAGCCCCCAGCAACCCTCGTCCTTTCTCCACGTCCAGCAATTCGAGAAAGACTCACTTTACATGAACGTGCCTCCCAGAGAAAACATGGACTACTATTTCTGGAAGCAGCCCACCGCACACGACATAAGAATTCCATTCTCTGTTTATTCTCCCGACACGACAAAGGCCTGGCGAATAAGAGCCAGGTATCAGGGGTTCATCCCGTCCCTTCATTACGTCACAATGATTCTGGAAAACAGCAGGGGTAAGGCGGACACGCTTTTCAACGAAGCGCAATTCGGTCCTTCTACCGCTCTATTCAAGGCCGAAGCAACGTTGGACACGGGATTCAGTATCCCGGACACCATGCTCGCGAGCGGGAATAACACTTTCCGTTACATCGGTGAGAGGCTGGATTCCGGTGTGAAAGTAACTGGGAGCGGTGCTTACTTCGATTGGTTTGAAGTGAGCTACTACAAGACGTTTGCGGCTTCCGGCGGCGTACTTGTCTTTAACAGTGGCACTCTGTCCGGCGAACTCGAGTTCACCCTGACCGGTTTCCCTTCCCCGGGGATACTGCTGTATGACGTTACTGATTCCCTTAATCCAGTGCTTCTGACCGTCCACGACTCGCAGATAACCTCTGAAGCTTCGGGGTATAGTCTCGTGTTCAGGGATTCGATAGGCGTTTATCCCAAGCGATACGCGGCGATAACGACGGGGGCCCTTCCCAATGTGCCGAGTATTGCGCCGGACACTCCTTCTTCCCTCGCGACTTCGGGAGCCTCTAAAGACTACTTCATCGTGGCCTACGACGCTTTTGCTCCTCTCACGGCACCTCTTGCCTCGCACAGAGAATCGCAAGGTCACAACGTCGAACTTGCGAAGTTGACCGACGTCTTCGATGAATTCAACGGCGGGAGACGCTCCCCAATAGCCATCCGTCGCTACATGAGATATGCGTTCAGCTCCTGGGGAACACCCCTGTTTCTTCTTCTGGTCGGAGACGCGAGTGAAGACTACAAAGGTGTGGCTTCGCGAAGCGACACCGACTTCGTACCTACCTATCTCATGTTCAGCCCCGTAGCCGGCCCGTCGGGAAAGGAACTGGTGGGAAACGAACAGTGGTTCGTGACAGCGCTGGACGGGGTGGAGGACGACTATCCTGACATGTACGTCGGTCGCTTGACAGTCGGCAGCAGCGAGGAAGCCACAGCCCTGGTGCAGAAGATAATCAATTATGAGGCTTTCTCGACCACGGAGGATTTCCGAGGCAGAGGTTTGTTCGTTGCGGATGACTCGTATTCCAGCGCCGACATGGCGAACGATCGTTTAAGCACCAGTGAGCGCATCTTCAAGTCTATATCGGATGAGGCAAGACGTATAGTCAACGCGAGCCCAGCCGCCCCCAGCTTCGCTGCGGATACTTTCTACCTGGGAACCTTTCTGGATTCCGTCCCTTCCTATCCCAAGCCGCAGAGCGTTCCCCTGGCTGACATGATAGAGTACGTTAGGACTGAAGTGAAACCAAAGTTCTTGTCAAGCCTTTCGACGGGTGGGCTTTTTGTGAACTATCAGGGCCACGGGAGCCAGATCGTGTTGGCCCACGAGAGACTGTTTTATTCCTGGGTGTACGACGATGACGTCCCCTCGGTACTCAACTACAACAAGCCGTGGGTCTTCACGGCGTTTTCCTGTCACATCGGAGATTTCGATCGTGAGACAGAGAAAAGCCAAGGTGACTGTCTTGCCGAGAAGCTCTTGCTTCTTCCAACCAGAGGAGCGATTGCAACTTTCTCGAGCGATGCATATGAAAATCTGCCCTCAAATATCCGGGCAGACATGAACGTCGTCCTGTTTGATGCGTTCTTTGGCTCTCCACCTACCGCTGACTTGAGAGGAAAGAGGGGCGCACGGTGGATACTTGGAGAGATAATAACGTCGGGGAAGATAAGATTTCTGTCGGGCGACTATCTGAACAAACAGTCTGTGAGAACATACGCACTGCTGGGGGATCCCGGCCTGCGCATGGACGCGTTACCGCCTCAGTTCGTCGTCAGCCTGAATGATTCTCTGCTTGTCGATGGATCGAGCGTATATGTCGAATCGTCCGACGATTCGGCCCGTATCGGCGCCTACGTAAGTGATGAAGTCGCGGTAGATGAAACTTCGGTATGGATTGAGGAATCAGGAACGGAGGGGAGGGGAATCATTCCGCGCAGCGAGTACGCGGTCACGGCGCTTGCCGACACAATCGCCGGCGCCAGCAGGAAATTTTATCTCTACTGGCCCACTGTCCTGCGTCCTGCCACCTACGACATCACGCTTCACGCCACGGACGTCAACGGCCGCGAGACCGAGTTTGTCCTCAAGGTGGAATTGACGACGACTTTCAGCGTCGGCGGGAGGACCATACGCGAGGGAGACTGGGTTCCATCGAACATCGCAGCCAGCGCTCTGGTCTCAAGCCCGATTGTTCTGTCTCAGGACGAGATGGAGTTCTTCGTCAACAGTGCGGCCGTGGTCACGAGCAAGCAGCAGATTGACGGGGTTGGAAGAACCTGGCGGCTTGAAGCCGAGCTTTTCCTGCCTGAGGGAGGGGACACTCTGACTGTGAAGGTGGGCGGGATCGAGCGTCGGGTAACAGTGAACGTGACCGCGGAATTCAACTTGATGAACGTGTTCTGCTACCCGAGTCCCTTTGCGGAAGTCACTTCGTTCAACTATGAGCTCACCGGGGTACTACAGAAGGTTTCGATAGAGATCTTCACGGTCTCGGGTCGGAAGATCCTAGATTTGCAAGGAGACGCCAGGGTTGGCTACAACAGCGTTATCTGGGACGGCCGAGACGCCGAAGGAAACCGCATAGCGAATGGCCTGTATCTGTACAGACTTACGGTCACGGACGTCCAGGGAAAGAGAGATTCCTTCTTGGGCAAAGTCGTAAAGGTGGAGTGA